DNA from Syntrophales bacterium:
CTCTGCCGCAACGGCAAGGGGAAATTCCCCGATACCTGCTCTACCGTAAGCATCGTCCCGCCCACTTTTCCATCTTCTTCACCCCGAACGCCTGTAAATATCTGAAGAATTTGTCTTTATCGAGGGTCTTTGCCATCTCCTCTTCATTCAGGCGGATGCTGTCGAAATCATCCGCCGTGTTGATCCGGGCCAGGTTGAGATAAAGGTAATCGAGCAGCGCCTTTTCCGGCTCCGCCAGGAGGTAGGGGCCGTGCGCCGTCTTCATCTCCACATAACCCCAGAAAAGGTCGCTCTTCACATGCCGGTAGATGAAGCGGCCCCAGGCGTTCTCAAAAGTCCGGGTAATTCTGGCGGTAACGCTGGTATAAGCGTACACAATCTCCGGGATGAAGCCATACCGGGCCAGGGCGCTTTCGAGGCTCAGATAGCTGGGTTGACACAGCAGAAAAGCGACGTCCTCGCCCCGCACCTGCTCCATCTCCCGGCGGAAGGCGTAGAGGCCGTTTTTCAGGCGGACCAGATACCCCTTTTTTACCCAGAGGCTGAGCTGGTAGTCCAGAACCC
Protein-coding regions in this window:
- a CDS encoding type IV toxin-antitoxin system AbiEi family antitoxin domain-containing protein, yielding MKYNELTAAIKSPVFSRNDLALSGYRVLDYQLSLWVKKGYLVRLKNGLYAFRREMEQVRGEDVAFLLCQPSYLSLESALARYGFIPEIVYAYTSVTARITRTFENAWGRFIYRHVKSDLFWGYVEMKTAHGPYLLAEPEKALLDYLYLNLARINTADDFDSIRLNEEEMAKTLDKDKFFRYLQAFGVKKMEKWAGRCLR